In Acanthochromis polyacanthus isolate Apoly-LR-REF ecotype Palm Island chromosome 18, KAUST_Apoly_ChrSc, whole genome shotgun sequence, the following proteins share a genomic window:
- the anxa4 gene encoding annexin A4: MAAIGNRGTVTEAAGFNADADAQKLREAMKGAGTNEATIIEVLAHRTIAQRQRIKEAFKQTVGKDLADELSGELSGNFRSVVLGLLMLAPVYDAYELWAAMKGAGTEEACLIDILASRSNEEIKTINAVYKKEYEKSLEDAVCGDTSGMFQRVLVSLLTAGRDESSNVDEAQAVLDAKEIYEAGEARWGTDEVKFLTVLCVRNQNHLLRVFEEYQKISGRSIEESIKREMSGSLEDVFLAIVKCIRSKPAFFAERLYKSMKGLGTTDTVLIRIMVARAEIDMLDIKAQFLKMYGKTLYSFIKGDTSGDYRKILLELCGGE, translated from the exons ATGGCAGCG ATTGGAAACCGTGGAACAGTGACTGAGGCAGCTGGTTTTAATGCAGATGCAGATGCCCAGAAGCTTAGAGAAGCCATGAAGGGAGCTG GCACTAATGAGGCAACTATCATCGAGGTCCTTGCCCATCGGACTATTGCCCAGAGGCAGCGCATCAAAGAGGCCTTCAAACAAACAGTAGGGAAG GACCTGGCTGATGAGCTGTCTGGAGAGCTGAGTGGGAACTTCAGGAGTGTTGTTCTCGGTCTGCTGATGCTGGCACCTGTGTACGATGCCTACGAGCTGTGGGCTGCAATGAAG GGGGCTGGAACAGAAGAGGCATGTCTCATCGATATTCTGGCTTCGAGATCaaatgaggaaataaaaacCATCAATGCAGTCTACAAGAAAG AATATGAGAAGAGCCTGGAAGATGCTGTGTGTGGGGACACATCTGGAATGTTTCAAAGGGTTTTGGTGTCTTTACTCACA GCTGGACGGGATGAAAGCAGCAACGTGGACGAGGCCCAGGCGGTTCTAGATGCCAAG GAAATCTATGAGGCTGGCGAGGCTCGATGGGGCACAGACGAAGTTAAATTCCTCACAGTTCTTTGTGTGAGGAACCAGAACCATCTGCTGCGAG TGTTCGAGGAATATCAGAAGATTTCTGGGAGATCAATTGAGGAGAGCATTAAGAGGGAGATGTCTGGCAGTCTGGAGGACGTCTTTCTGGCCATAG TGAAATGCATCAGGAGCAAGCCAGCATTCTTTGCAGAGCGATTATACAAATCAATGAAG GGGCTGGGAACCACAGATACTGTCCTCATCAGGATAATGGTGGCCAGGGCAGAGATTGACATGCTGGACATTAAGGCTCAGTTCCTGAAGATGTATGGAAAGACCCTCTACTCTTTCATCAAG GGAGACACATCTGGTGACTACCGCAAAATCCTCTTGGAGCTGTGTGGAGGCGAGTAA
- the LOC110957690 gene encoding AP2-associated protein kinase 1-like isoform X3 yields MRKFFDSRRELVSSGPGSGGGGGSSGSSHAGGNFIGRAFTVGRHQVTVEEIIAEGGFAIVFLVRTNQGVRCALKRMYVNNEHDLQVCKREIQIMKDLVGHKNIVGYLDSSITAMGSRDVWEVLILMDYCKGGQVVNLMNQRLQTGFTESEVLQIFCDTCDAVSRLHQRKTPIIHRDLKVENILLHDKGHYVLCDFGSATNKFQSPQTEGVAAVEEEIKKYTTLSYRAPEMVNLYNNKIITTKADIWALGCLLYKLCFFTLPFGESQVAICDGSFTIPDNSRYSYDLHCLIRYMLEPDPDKRPDIYQVSFFAFKQAQRTCPVQNVKNSPIPSKLPEPIKASEAAAAKKSQAKPRLTDPIPTTETSITPRQRPKAAHTQPAGGILPIQPAALTPRKRANLPGGAAQPVGVSLDLSQPAAALQSQKAQTSALPLIQSQNNSSQAAAPQKQAVQPVAAPATETVAAAASLVTKADVQPQAQPAVQPQTTSPSVASSTSQQAAQTPSSPAPPQRPARRKQASVAQPPEAQPSPTKPASAQPAVSQQQQQITQASAAQAQNASSEISQKSAETTPPATPKTTEERGHQRTPSDATVSAVNAVPVSESSQQPQGANGEAALNQSLTSQPSTTQPVQLVLTDAVQDQSKATPTAPASGGASNTPTQPAWNPFDDDDFSNLAADEFKTEDKKANDNNLPSETETASSEELIPGLQASALDATPQETVERPSAILDVESGASLLAVPDPFHTLELSDTPEKLIEGLKSPDTASLMLPDLLSLSDPFGGSVEESAKDPLTADDSLLGCSLISGPSAPPAASSATSSVSSAPTSAASALDDFSLLSGDSTQPKADSSLLISDFETQPASAEAGTEDEFDPIPVTGRKNSQVSGGHSRSNSGGSESSLPSLARSLMLVDQLIDL; encoded by the exons ATGAGGAAGTTCTTTGATTCGCGTCGGGAGTTGGTCAGCTCCGGGCCCGGttctggaggaggaggtggcagCTCCGGGTCCAGCCATGCAGGCGGAAATTTCATTGGCCGAGCCTTCACTGTCGGACGGCACCAAGTCACTGTTGAGGAGATAATTGCTGAAG GTGGTTTTGCAATTGTGTTCCTTGTGCGAACAAATCAAGGGGTGCGTTGTGCCCTGAAGAGGATGTATGTCAACAATGAGCATGATCTGCAGGTTTGCAAACGTGAGATTCAAATAATG AAAGACCTTGTCGGTCACAAGAACATTGTTGGTTATCTGGACTCCAGTATCACAGCTATGGGATCAAGGGATGTATGGGAGGTTCTCATACTTATGGATTACTGCAAGG gaGGGCAGGTAGTCAATTTGATGAATCAGAGGCTGCAGACCGGCTTCACCGAGTCTGAGGTGCTGCAGATCTTCTGTGACACCTGTGATGCTGTTTCTCGCTTGCACCAGCGCAAGACGCCTATCATCCACAGAGACCTTAAG GTGGAGAACATCCTCCTGCACGACAAGGGTCATTATGTGCTGTGTGACTTTGGCAGCGCCACTAACAAGTTCCAGAGCCCACAGACCGAAGGAGTCGCTGCTGTGGAGGAAGAAATCAAAAA GTACACCACTTTATCATATCGTGCTCCTGAAATGGTGAACCTCTACAACAACAAGATTATTACTACTAAGGCAGATATCTGG GCACTGGGCTGTTTGCTGTACAAGTTGTGCTTCTTCACTCTACCCTTTGGTGAAAGCCAGGTGGCCATCTGTGATGGCAGTTTCACCATTCCAGATAATTCCCGTTACTCTTACGATCTTCACTGCCTCATTC GGTACATGCTGGAGCCAGACCCAGACAAAAGACCTGATATCTACCAGGTGTCCTTCTTTGCTTTTAAACAAGCTCAGCGGACCTGCCCTGTTCAGAATGTGAAG AATTCTCCAATTCCTTCGAAACTTCCTGAGCCAATCAAAGCAAGTGAGGCTGCTGCAGCAAAGAAGAGCCAGGCTAAACCCAG ACTGACAGATCCTATTCCCACTACTGAAACCTCCATCACCCCTCGCCAGAGGCCCAAAGCGGCGCATACCCAGCCTGCTGGTGGCATCCTACCCATCCAGCCTGCTGCACTCACCCCTCGCAAGCGGGCTAATCTCCCTGGTGGTGCAGCTCAGCCTGTGG GAGTCAGCTTAGACCTTTCACAGCCAGCTGCAGCTCTCCAGTCCCAGAAGGCGCAGACTTCAGCTCTGCCACTCATCCAGTCACAAAACAATTCAAGTCAGGCTGCAGCTCCACAGAAGCAG GCTGTGCAGCCGGTCGCAGCTCCAGCAACAGAGAcggtagcagcagcagcatcactggTAACCAAGGCTGACGTCCAACCACAAGCACAGCCAGCAGTCCAGCCACAGACCACGTCTCCCTCCGTGGCCAGCTCCACCTCTCAGCAGGCAGCACAGACTCCATCCAGCCCGGCTCCGCCTCAGCGTCCGGCTCGGCGCAAGCAGGCCAGCGTGGCTCAGCCGCCAGAAGCTCAGCCTTCTCCCACCAAGCCGGCCTCTGCTCAGCCGGCGGtatctcagcagcagcagcagataacTCAAGCATCAGCTGCCCAGGCTCAGAATGCCTCCTCTGAGATCAGCCAAAAGTCAGCTGAGACA ACTCCACCTGCTACTCCAAAGACGACTGAAGAACGAGGCCACCAACGCACACCGAGTGATGCCACAGTGAGTGCTGTTAATGCTGTTCCAGTGAGTGAGTCCTCACAGCAGCCGCAAGGAGCTAATGGAGAAGCTGCCCTCAATCA ATCGCTTACATCTCAGCCAAGCACCACCCAGCCTGTGCAGCTCGTTCTGACTGATGCAGTGCAGGACCAAAGTAAAGCTACACCCACTGCTCCTGCCTCCGGCGGTGCCAGCAATACCCCCACACAGCCAGCATGGAACCCCTTTGACGATGACGACTTCTCCAACCTCGCTGCTGACGAATTCAAAACTGAGGACAAAAAGGCTAATGATAACA actTACCTTCAGAAACTGAGACAGCATCCTCTGAAGAGTTGATACCAGGTCTGCAGGCCTCAGCTTTGGATGCTACACCCCAAGAAACTG TTGAAAGACCATCAGCTATTCTTGATGTGGAATCAGGAGCCTCACTGTTGGCCGTCCCAGATCCTTTCCATACCCTCGAACTGTCAGACACACCAG AGAAGCTGATTGAAGGACTCAAATCTCCAGACACAGCCTCACTCATGCTTCCTGACCTCCTGTCATTGTCTGATCCCTTTGGTGGCTCTGTGGAAGAGTCTgcaaaag ACCCTCTCACTGCAGACGACTCTCTCCTGGGCTGCTCTTTGATCTCTGGTCCATCTGCTCCTCCGGCAGCCAGCAGCGCCacctcctccgtctcctccgCTCCCACCTCCGCTGCCTCTGCTTTGGATGATTTCAGTCTGTTGTCTGGAGACTCCACACAGCCTAAAGCGG ATTCGTCTCTTCTGATCTCAGACTTTGAGACCCAACCAGCCAGTGCAGAGGCCGGCACAGAGGACGAGTTTGATCCCATTCCCGTCACAGGCCGAAAGAATTCCCAAG TTTCAGGAGGCCACTCGCGCAGTAACAGTGGCGGCTCTGAATCCAGCCTGCCCAGCTTGGCCCGCTCCCTGATGCTGGTGGATCAGCTCATCGACTTGTAG